One part of the Bdellovibrio bacteriovorus genome encodes these proteins:
- a CDS encoding hydroxymethylglutaryl-CoA reductase, degradative, which yields MTKQLQDIFKGFSKLSREERLKALKEVGALNEAEADYLAKGGLKDTSLGEKFIENVIGYFQLPLGVVTNMRVDGKDFVVPMAVEETSIVAACSKTAKWIRESGSITTEVVGNEIIGQIQLAKIRSFADFEKQILAQKNYLIEAANREVAFGLVRRGGGVRDLHVRRVPRGDGSDMAVIHILMDPCDAMGANIVNQVCEYLKEPIEQFTGEKVTMCILSNLVDSKVTRAVVRIDDIDPELAEKIEEASLFAQMDPYRAATNNKGVLNGIDPILIATGNDWRAVEAGIHAYACRDGQYRSITRWYREGKSLVGVFEAPLVVGTVGGVTTLHPTAMLSMKMLDTKSANELSRIIAAVGLVQNLGALKALTTVGIIEGHMKLHTKNLALGAGAEEKEIPLVQKKLEEILAIRKRISLSNAIDVLKELRAAQKTPASTTQHHS from the coding sequence ATGACAAAACAACTTCAGGATATCTTTAAAGGTTTCTCCAAACTGTCTCGTGAAGAGCGTCTGAAAGCACTTAAAGAAGTCGGTGCATTGAACGAAGCCGAAGCGGACTACCTTGCCAAAGGCGGTTTGAAAGACACTTCCTTGGGTGAAAAGTTTATTGAAAACGTGATTGGTTACTTCCAGCTTCCGCTGGGGGTTGTTACCAACATGCGCGTGGACGGCAAAGACTTTGTAGTTCCTATGGCGGTGGAAGAAACCTCCATCGTGGCGGCTTGCTCTAAAACAGCCAAATGGATTCGTGAATCCGGCTCTATCACAACAGAGGTCGTGGGGAACGAAATCATCGGTCAGATCCAGTTGGCGAAAATCCGCAGCTTTGCGGACTTTGAAAAACAAATTCTGGCTCAGAAAAACTATCTGATTGAAGCGGCCAATCGCGAAGTGGCCTTTGGTCTGGTTCGTCGTGGAGGCGGGGTGCGTGATCTTCACGTGCGCCGTGTGCCTCGTGGTGACGGATCTGACATGGCGGTGATTCACATCCTGATGGATCCTTGTGATGCCATGGGGGCTAACATCGTCAATCAGGTGTGTGAATACCTGAAAGAGCCGATTGAACAGTTCACGGGTGAAAAAGTCACCATGTGCATTCTGTCTAATCTGGTGGATTCCAAAGTCACTCGCGCGGTTGTGCGTATTGATGACATTGATCCTGAATTGGCTGAAAAAATTGAAGAAGCCTCTTTGTTCGCGCAAATGGATCCGTACCGTGCAGCCACCAACAACAAAGGTGTCCTGAACGGCATTGATCCGATTTTGATTGCGACTGGTAACGACTGGCGCGCGGTGGAAGCGGGCATTCATGCTTACGCCTGCCGTGATGGTCAGTACCGTTCCATCACCCGCTGGTACCGTGAAGGTAAAAGCCTGGTGGGCGTGTTTGAAGCGCCGCTGGTTGTGGGCACCGTGGGTGGTGTGACGACTTTGCATCCGACCGCGATGCTTTCCATGAAAATGCTGGACACTAAATCTGCCAACGAATTGTCGCGTATCATCGCGGCCGTGGGCCTGGTGCAGAATCTGGGTGCTTTGAAGGCTTTGACCACGGTGGGTATCATCGAAGGTCATATGAAACTTCACACCAAAAATCTGGCTCTGGGTGCGGGGGCCGAGGAAAAAGAAATTCCTCTGGTTCAGAAAAAACTGGAAGAAATTCTGGCGATTCGCAAGCGTATTTCCCTGAGCAATGCCATCGACGTTCTGAAAGAACTTCGTGCGGCTCAGAAAACCCCGGCGTCCACGACTCAACATCATTCCTAG
- the mvaD gene encoding diphosphomevalonate decarboxylase, whose translation MKQVTVSAPSNIALIKYMGKIEGSGNKPTNGSLSYTLENLRTYVRLTEIDGAQDQWKPLVREDLQKIELSEKGQQRFIKHLQNLKDKWGVKQSFLIESANNFPSDCGLASSASSFAALTLAAAEMFQQINPQPWGTDKKYLSELSRQGSGSSCRSLFTPWALWQHEYAEPMAFEVKNLHHMVVIVEDSKKEVSSSEAHKLVTTSPRFTGRPERAELRLKDLSMALQFNDWHIARQIVWDEFIDMHRLFETSTPSFTYMNDGSKKVLEDCQAFWNKWQDGPLVTMDAGANVHLLFRHDQKKQFAQYREHFEKDFKVMAFEGVKDNVH comes from the coding sequence ATGAAACAAGTGACTGTATCTGCTCCATCCAATATCGCCCTTATCAAGTACATGGGTAAAATTGAGGGCTCTGGCAATAAACCGACCAACGGTTCGTTGTCCTATACTTTGGAAAACCTGCGCACCTATGTTCGCCTGACTGAAATCGACGGCGCACAAGATCAGTGGAAACCCTTGGTTCGTGAAGACCTGCAAAAAATCGAATTGTCTGAAAAAGGCCAGCAGCGCTTTATCAAGCACCTGCAAAATCTAAAGGACAAGTGGGGCGTAAAACAAAGTTTCCTGATTGAGTCTGCGAACAATTTCCCATCAGACTGCGGTCTGGCCAGCTCGGCTTCCAGTTTTGCGGCCCTGACTTTGGCGGCGGCAGAAATGTTCCAGCAGATCAACCCACAGCCATGGGGGACGGATAAAAAATATCTTTCCGAGCTTTCCCGTCAGGGTTCGGGTTCTTCCTGCCGTTCCTTGTTCACACCGTGGGCGCTGTGGCAGCATGAATACGCCGAGCCGATGGCGTTTGAAGTCAAAAACCTGCACCACATGGTGGTGATTGTCGAAGACTCTAAAAAAGAGGTTTCCAGTTCTGAGGCGCACAAACTTGTGACCACAAGCCCGCGTTTCACCGGTCGTCCAGAGCGTGCGGAATTGCGCCTGAAAGACCTAAGCATGGCCTTGCAGTTCAATGACTGGCATATCGCGCGTCAGATCGTCTGGGATGAGTTCATCGATATGCACCGTTTGTTTGAAACCAGCACGCCGTCTTTCACTTATATGAACGATGGATCCAAAAAGGTTCTGGAAGATTGCCAGGCGTTTTGGAACAAATGGCAAGATGGCCCTTTGGTGACCATGGATGCGGGTGCCAACGTGCACTTGTTGTTCCGTCATGATCAGAAAAAACAGTTCGCGCAGTATCGTGAGCATTTTGAAAAGGACTTCAAGGTCATGGCCTTTGAAGGTGTGAAAGACAATGTCCATTGA
- a CDS encoding mevalonate kinase family protein, whose translation MSIDFTCKAFGKCIIAGEHAVLRGVPAVVFPIQSRNLDLSYSRGEQPLELRLVGDHGKELQLLVWGVLEKACELKGIKRSDLKGTLLLESSIPVGAGMGASAALCVALTRWLGYLGYVVEEDYYEFARNLENLFHGESSGVDIAVALSGEGLRFVRNGEKKPLTPAWKPHWYISYSGKRGVTVDAVNKVKDLLLKNPTVGEKIDQQMAEAVGILETALKMDEKTGLPVLAKALTLAGDCFEKWDLNEGEPAKHIAWLKEQGALAVKPTGSGGGGYVLSLWTSLPPAEIQSQLIPC comes from the coding sequence ATGTCCATTGATTTCACCTGCAAAGCCTTTGGTAAATGTATCATAGCTGGTGAGCACGCGGTTTTGCGTGGTGTGCCGGCGGTGGTGTTTCCCATCCAGTCCCGCAATCTGGATTTAAGTTATTCCCGCGGCGAGCAGCCGTTGGAACTGCGTCTGGTCGGGGATCACGGCAAAGAATTGCAATTGCTGGTGTGGGGCGTGCTTGAAAAGGCGTGCGAGCTTAAAGGCATTAAACGCTCCGATTTAAAAGGCACCTTGTTGCTGGAATCCTCCATTCCTGTGGGGGCGGGCATGGGCGCTTCCGCCGCGCTTTGTGTGGCCCTGACCCGTTGGTTGGGATATCTGGGGTATGTTGTTGAAGAGGACTACTATGAATTCGCCCGCAATTTGGAAAACCTGTTCCATGGTGAATCCAGCGGCGTTGATATTGCCGTTGCCTTAAGTGGTGAAGGTCTGCGTTTTGTACGTAATGGCGAAAAGAAGCCTCTGACCCCGGCGTGGAAACCGCACTGGTACATCTCTTATTCTGGCAAACGCGGTGTCACCGTGGATGCTGTGAACAAGGTGAAAGACCTGCTTCTGAAAAATCCCACAGTGGGTGAAAAGATCGATCAGCAGATGGCTGAAGCCGTGGGCATCTTGGAAACAGCCCTGAAGATGGATGAAAAAACAGGCCTGCCAGTTTTGGCAAAAGCCCTGACCCTGGCAGGTGACTGCTTTGAAAAGTGGGACCTGAACGAAGGCGAACCCGCAAAACACATCGCCTGGCTCAAAGAACAAGGCGCCCTGGCCGTAAAACCAACCGGTTCTGGCGGTGGCGGCTACGTCTTGTCCCTGTGGACCTCACTGCCCCCGGCAGAAATCCAATCTCAATTAATCCCCTGCTAA